The following proteins come from a genomic window of Venturia canescens isolate UGA chromosome 4, ASM1945775v1, whole genome shotgun sequence:
- the LOC122408646 gene encoding carcinine transporter-like isoform X2 translates to MTVAMETTKAEEGEGRKKIETFDDILPHVGEAGCYQWMLFILLLPFTFVYAFLYFTQFFLTLVPNEHWCTVPELDAYNLTDLEKIALSIPKANAIELANEGAVEFSRCQMYDVNFTQLLEDGITEGNSSWKIVPCRHGWSFNYTRIPYASIAAELEWVCDKTYLSSAAQSAFFVGSIIGGFIFGYIADHYGRIPALVSCNAVGFFASVATAFCNSFWSFALARLIVGTSFDNCFNILFIIVIEYVGPKYRTLMANASFGLYFALAASILPWMAFWIADWRILSVVTAVPLVTAFLGPWLAPESARWYLMSGKPDKAVLMLKKFAKVNGKTVKPEIFDEFEKSCKANIEKDKNLNQYTVLDLFKKPRLARITVVLVIYWLLIVLVFDGHVWNMKLLDPDVFTSFSLAALTELPAAILLALFLDRWGRRWMGFASMFICGIFSFVALATPPDYFSRSHHGRHGDSCPSGCQCRRQHRLPIRCRDVTDRCASSGRITHSYHRLLCSHYRTLRRLLG, encoded by the exons ATGACTGTCGCCATGGAAACGACAAAGGCGGAAGAGGGCGAGGGCCGAAAAAAGATCGAGACTTTCGACGACATCCTGCCACACGTTGGCGAGGCTGGCTGTTATCAGTGGATGCTTTTCATACTTCTGCTGCCATTCACATTCGTCTacgcttttctttatttcacacAATTCTTCTTGACGCTCGTCCCAAACGAGCACTGGTGTACTGTACCTGAGCTTGACGCCTACAATCTTACAGATTTAGAAAA AATTGCTCTTTCGATTCCCAAAGCCAATGCCATTGAACTGGCGAACGAGGGCGCCGTAGAGTTTTCAAGATGTCAAATGTACGACGTTAATTTTACTCAATTATTGGAAGATGGCATAACGGAAGGTAATTCGAGCTGGAAAATTGTGCCTTGTCGACATGGATGGAGCTTCAATTATACGAGAATTCCATACGCATCGATCGCTGCTGAG CTTGAATGGGTTTGTGACAAGACTTACTTGTCATCGGCCGCACAATCGGCGTTTTTCGTCGGTAGTATAATCGGTGGATTTATATTCGGTTACATAGCCGATCACTACGGTCGAATACCGGCGCTGGTGTCGTGCAATGCCGTTGGTTTTTTTGCATCCGTAGCCACTGCATTTTGCAACAGTTTTTGGAGTTTTGCTCTCGCGAGGCTCATCGTCGGTACCTCTTTCGACAATTGTTTCAATATACTCTTTATTATAG TTATCGAGTACGTGGGCCCGAAATATAGAACGTTGATGGCGAACGCTTCTTTCGGTCTTTATTTCGCGCTTGCGGCGAGTATTTTGCCTTGGATGGCATTCTGGATCGCCGATTGGAGGATACTCAGTGTCGTAACAGCAGTGCCATTGGTCACGGCGTTTTTGGGTCCTTGGCTCGCTCCCGAAAGTGCAAG ATGGTATCTCATGAGCGGTAAACCGGACAAGGCTGTTTTGATGCTGAAGAAGTTCGCTAAAGTCAATGGGAAGACTGTAAAGCCAGAGATATTCGATGAATTCGAGAAAAGTTGCAAAGCCAATATCGAGAAGGACAAAAATCTCAATCAGTACACCGTTTTGGATCTATTCAAGAAACCACGACTCGCCAGAATCACAGTCGTCCTCGTCATTTACTG GCTCCTCATCGTCCTGGTATTCGACGGTCATGTCTGGAACATGAAGCTGCTGGATCCCGATGTCTTTACCTCGTTCTCGTTAGCGGCACTGACGGAACTTCCGGCTGCGATATTGCTGGCCCTTTTCTTGGATCGATGGGGCAGACGGTGGATGGGTTTTGCGTCGATGTTCATCTGCGGTATTTTCTCCTTTGTGGCTTTGGCGACACCACCCG ATTATTTCTCCAGGTCCCATCACGGTCGCCATGGCGATTCTTGCCCGTCTGGGTGTCAATGTCGCCGCCAACATCGGCTTCCAATACGCTGCCGAGATGTTACCGACCGTTGTGCGAGCTCAGGGCGTATCACTCATTCATATCATCGGTTACTTTGCTCACATTATCGGACCCTACGTCGTCTACTTG GCTGA
- the LOC122408646 gene encoding carcinine transporter-like isoform X1 yields MTVAMETTKAEEGEGRKKIETFDDILPHVGEAGCYQWMLFILLLPFTFVYAFLYFTQFFLTLVPNEHWCTVPELDAYNLTDLEKIALSIPKANAIELANEGAVEFSRCQMYDVNFTQLLEDGITEGNSSWKIVPCRHGWSFNYTRIPYASIAAELEWVCDKTYLSSAAQSAFFVGSIIGGFIFGYIADHYGRIPALVSCNAVGFFASVATAFCNSFWSFALARLIVGTSFDNCFNILFIIVIEYVGPKYRTLMANASFGLYFALAASILPWMAFWIADWRILSVVTAVPLVTAFLGPWLAPESARWYLMSGKPDKAVLMLKKFAKVNGKTVKPEIFDEFEKSCKANIEKDKNLNQYTVLDLFKKPRLARITVVLVIYWLLIVLVFDGHVWNMKLLDPDVFTSFSLAALTELPAAILLALFLDRWGRRWMGFASMFICGIFSFVALATPPGPITVAMAILARLGVNVAANIGFQYAAEMLPTVVRAQGVSLIHIIGYFAHIIGPYVVYLADVSPALPLICLGAISIFDAFLTLTLPETIDQDLPGSLQEGNDFGKDQSFWWIPCVSSSHEKKKKYRKKIGATNAGYNPGSLTRIDSTRL; encoded by the exons ATGACTGTCGCCATGGAAACGACAAAGGCGGAAGAGGGCGAGGGCCGAAAAAAGATCGAGACTTTCGACGACATCCTGCCACACGTTGGCGAGGCTGGCTGTTATCAGTGGATGCTTTTCATACTTCTGCTGCCATTCACATTCGTCTacgcttttctttatttcacacAATTCTTCTTGACGCTCGTCCCAAACGAGCACTGGTGTACTGTACCTGAGCTTGACGCCTACAATCTTACAGATTTAGAAAA AATTGCTCTTTCGATTCCCAAAGCCAATGCCATTGAACTGGCGAACGAGGGCGCCGTAGAGTTTTCAAGATGTCAAATGTACGACGTTAATTTTACTCAATTATTGGAAGATGGCATAACGGAAGGTAATTCGAGCTGGAAAATTGTGCCTTGTCGACATGGATGGAGCTTCAATTATACGAGAATTCCATACGCATCGATCGCTGCTGAG CTTGAATGGGTTTGTGACAAGACTTACTTGTCATCGGCCGCACAATCGGCGTTTTTCGTCGGTAGTATAATCGGTGGATTTATATTCGGTTACATAGCCGATCACTACGGTCGAATACCGGCGCTGGTGTCGTGCAATGCCGTTGGTTTTTTTGCATCCGTAGCCACTGCATTTTGCAACAGTTTTTGGAGTTTTGCTCTCGCGAGGCTCATCGTCGGTACCTCTTTCGACAATTGTTTCAATATACTCTTTATTATAG TTATCGAGTACGTGGGCCCGAAATATAGAACGTTGATGGCGAACGCTTCTTTCGGTCTTTATTTCGCGCTTGCGGCGAGTATTTTGCCTTGGATGGCATTCTGGATCGCCGATTGGAGGATACTCAGTGTCGTAACAGCAGTGCCATTGGTCACGGCGTTTTTGGGTCCTTGGCTCGCTCCCGAAAGTGCAAG ATGGTATCTCATGAGCGGTAAACCGGACAAGGCTGTTTTGATGCTGAAGAAGTTCGCTAAAGTCAATGGGAAGACTGTAAAGCCAGAGATATTCGATGAATTCGAGAAAAGTTGCAAAGCCAATATCGAGAAGGACAAAAATCTCAATCAGTACACCGTTTTGGATCTATTCAAGAAACCACGACTCGCCAGAATCACAGTCGTCCTCGTCATTTACTG GCTCCTCATCGTCCTGGTATTCGACGGTCATGTCTGGAACATGAAGCTGCTGGATCCCGATGTCTTTACCTCGTTCTCGTTAGCGGCACTGACGGAACTTCCGGCTGCGATATTGCTGGCCCTTTTCTTGGATCGATGGGGCAGACGGTGGATGGGTTTTGCGTCGATGTTCATCTGCGGTATTTTCTCCTTTGTGGCTTTGGCGACACCACCCG GTCCCATCACGGTCGCCATGGCGATTCTTGCCCGTCTGGGTGTCAATGTCGCCGCCAACATCGGCTTCCAATACGCTGCCGAGATGTTACCGACCGTTGTGCGAGCTCAGGGCGTATCACTCATTCATATCATCGGTTACTTTGCTCACATTATCGGACCCTACGTCGTCTACTTG GCTGACGTATCGCCAGCCTTGCCGCTAATATGCCTCGGGGCGATATCAATATTCGACGCTTTTCTGACCTTGACATTGCCGGAAACGATTGACCAAGATCTTCCCGGATCTCTTCAGGAGGGCAATGACTTTGGGAAGGATCAGAGTTTCTGGTGGATCCCATGTGTTTCTTC TTCGcacgagaaaaagaagaagtaCAGAAAGAAAATTGGTGCTACGAACGCGGGTTACAATCCGGGCAGCTTGACGAGGATTGACTCGACGAGGTTATAG